The following proteins are co-located in the Pyxicephalus adspersus chromosome Z, UCB_Pads_2.0, whole genome shotgun sequence genome:
- the NCCRP1 gene encoding F-box only protein 50, with translation MSDCTQLGGSSDSSAGGAVRHPGEGVQGGQKMVGEGDLKDDTGKNVYGDRTQKEATQNKHRIQEPSKGNNPKKQTDSNPVTVENKETAKKKADQTERDHKVPIEKVRVQKDANPELPSNKETSKQNDKDKVTPGGQGKGKETAKNHKKTSQEQEICREGATEKKNHPETSQDQAKHDKTAQEKEVADKLEEHKKTCQGLNEHKETDEKPGKAVSLQKEKQNETALENVENKKKDSEQKKNTETSQGEGKQKETQNQHVVIPEQEKDKKTLLGQEKKSETLEEEIKKIKTPQEQTQHTQTSEKQIHSETPQELAGHRETHEKQRHSETPQELAGHRQTSEKQRQLETSQDQAGHRENNGKQVRHSETSQGQAQQTEGSDKQVKHTETPQEQLQHKVPSKNQVGNSETSQIQAQHKETSEKQVIHSNVSQEQKQNIVTSEKQVNCSRTPQEQAQCMGSIEKPVKDSESHEEQTQVIETSKEHVQLSVTPKEQIKHTDTTEKHVKDSESHQEQPQHPGISKEQVQISVTPQAQLKLLETTQEPKETSAEQEKQKDTTQEKTLLELLESVKPALFKDGGGPTVQEQQKVRRPGQTCQQTGDHVPMVEKEPDTDEGWLELCDKEWGLKKRSVVIPKNVNLKDTYKKKPFGRNFLKSPNPEGLSTSMPPPQEEFDPPPERKPLETLGNFTGWQISAEEIPVDKSKVPPGVVVCYLPIYSWCVKEQMVDLVSEGLWPELLDSYQPDIYVLDWYEDSKLHKQVYELHVRLLAEDKTTVLAHLDLTPENDMSGEPIGWNMVSHIFKSYGPGVRYVHFLHKSKDLSVLGFHRTRVADSTLFVQLRG, from the exons ATGAGTGACTGTACGCAGCTCGGGGGGAGCTCTGACAGCTCAGCTGGAGGTGCAGTGAGACACCCTGGGGAGGGTGTACAAGGTGGACAAAAGATGGTTGGGGAGGGTGATCTGAAAGATGACACTGGGAAGAATGTATATGGTGATAGGACTCAAAAAGAAGCCACACAGAACAAACATAGGATACAAGAGCCATCGAAAGGGAATAATCCAAAGAAGCAGACAGACAGCAATCCTGTGACCGTAGAAAACAAAgagacagccaaaaaaaaagctgatcagACAGAAAGAGACCACAAAGTTCCTATTGAAAAAGTGAGAGTTCAAAAAGATGCTAACCCAGAACTTCCAAGTAACAAGGAAACCTCTAAGCAAAACGATAAAGACAAAGTGACACCAGGAGGACAAGGAAAAGGTAAAGAGACAGCTAAGAACCATAAAAAAACATCTCAGGAGCAAGAAATATGCAGGGAAGGagcaacagaaaagaaaaaccaCCCAGAGACATCTCAGGACCAAGCCAAGCATGACAAGACAGCTCAGGAAAAGGAGGTAGCTGACAAACTGgaggaacacaaaaaaacatgccaAGGGCTAAATGAGCACAAGGAGACAGATGAAAAACCTGGGAAAGCTGTAAGTTTGCAAAAGGAGAAGCAAAATGAGACAGCTTtggaaaatgtggaaaataaaaagaaagatagtgaacagaaaaaaaacacagagacatCTCAAGGAGAAGGGAAGCAAAAAGAGACTCAGAATCAACACGTAGTGATTCCTGAACAAGAGAAAGACAAAAAGACTCTTCTGGGGCAAGAAAAGAAATCAGAGACATTAGAGGAAgagataaaaaagataaagacCCCTCAGGAGCAAACACAACACACACAGACCTCTGAGAAGCAGATACATTCAGAGACCCCTCAGGAGCTAGCAGGACACAGAGAGACCCACGAGAAGCAGAGACATTCAGAGACCCCTCAGGAGCTAGCAGGACACAGACAGACCTCTGAGAAGCAGAGACAGTTAGAGACATCTCAGGATCAAGCAGGACACAGAGAGAACAATGGGAAGCAGGTAAGGCACTCAGAGACATCTCAGGGGCAAGCACAACAAACAGAGGGATCTGATAAGCAGGTAAAACACACAGAGACCCCTCAGGAGCAATTACAACATAAAGTACCCTCAAAGAACCAAGTGGGAAACTCAGAGACCTCTCAGATACAAGCACAACACAAAGAAACCTCTGAAAAGCAGGTGATCCATTCAAATGTATCTCAggagcaaaaacaaaacatagtgaCCTCTGAGAAGCAGGTAAATTGCTCAAGAACCCCTCAGGAACAAGCACAATGTATGGGGTCCATTGAAAAGCCGGTAAAGGACTCAGAGTCCCATGAGGAGCAAACACAAGTCATAGAAACCTCTAAAGAACATGTACAGCTCTCAGTGACCCCTAAAGAGCAAATCAAACACACAGACACCACTGAGAAGCATGTAAAAGACTCAGAGTCCCATCAGGAGCAACCACAACACCCGGGGATATCTAAGGAACAGGTACAAATCTCAGTGACTCCTCAGGCGCAGCTAAAACTTTTGGAGACTACTCAAGAACCAAAAGAGACATCTGCAGaacaagagaaacaaaaagaCACAACCCAAGAGAAGACACTTCTTGAACTACTAGAGAGTGTAAAACCCGCTCTATTCAAAGATGGAGGTGGGCCAACAGTTCAAGAGCAACAGAAGGTAAGAAGGCCTGGCCAGACCTGCCAGCAGACTGGGGACCATGTGCCAATGGTGGAGAAGGAACCGGACACAGATGAGGGTTGGCTAGAGCTGTGTGACAAGGAATGGGGTCTCAAGAAGAGGTCAGTGGTCATCCCAAAAAACGTCAACTTAAAAGACACCTACAAGAAGAAACCCTTCGGGAGGAACTTTCTGAAATCTCCAAATCCAGAAG GTCTATCCACCAGCATGCCTCCTCCGCAGGAAGAATTTGACCCACCTCCTGAGAGGAAGCCCCTGGAGACATTAG GAAATTTTACCGGATGGCAGATAAGTGCAGAGGAGATCCCAGTGGACAAGAGCAAAGTCCCACCTGGAGTGGTCGTGTGTTATCTACCTATCTAT AGTTGGTGTGTAAAGGAACAGATGGTGGACCTGGTTTCTGAAGGTCTCTGGCCCGAATTGCTGGACTCTTACCAACCTGATATCTACGTCTTGGACTG GTATGAGGATAGTAAGCTCCATAAACAAGTGTATGAGCTGCATGTCAGGTTGTTAGCTGAAGATAAGACGACGGTGCTCGCTCATCTTGACCTGACTCCAGAGAATGACATGAGCGGGGAACCCATCGGGTGGAACATG GTCTCCCATATATTTAAGTCCTATGGCCCTGGTGTTCGGTATGTTCATTTCTTACACAAGAGTAAAGACCTGTCAGTGCTGGGATTCCACCGCACCCGGGTAGCTGACAGCACTTTATTTGTCCAACTAAGAGGGTAA